Genomic window (Spirosoma sp. KCTC 42546):
TCTATTTACCGAATTGTCATCAATGGGGCCGACAGTGTTAGTACTGGAGAAATCGGCTTGTTATTTCTCGAAGAAGCCGGTGGCGGTATTTTATTTGGCATTGCTTTAGGGTATGGAATGTTCTGGGTGTTACGGTCGATCAACCACTATCAGACCGAAGTGATTATAACGGTAGCCGGTGTTATGGGTGGGTACTTATTAGCCCAAAAACTGCACATTTCCGGGCCACTGGCTATGGTGGTCACCGGCCTGTTGGTGGGTGGTCATCATAGCCGTCAGGATGCCATGAGCCAGCTCACCGAAGAGTATGTCGATAAATTCTGGGAGCTGGTTGATGGGATTCTGAATGCTTTACTTTTTGTCTTGATTGGCGTTGAGCTGCTCCTGATTGATTTTCAACTTACACAATGGTCAATTTATTTATTGGTTGTACTCCTGGTCCTGATAGCCCGATATGTAGCCATTCTGATCCCCTTTACCCTGGCTCGTCGCTGGCTTGATCTCGACCGGAATGCACCTATTATGCTGACCTGGGGCGGGCTACGGGGTGGCCTTTCCATTGCCATGGCGTTGTCCATTGATGGTTCGTTACCACAAAAAGAGTTTATTGTGACCATTACGTACGCAGTCGTTTTGTTTTCCGTCATTGTACAGGGCTTGACGATGGAACGGCTCATTCGGCGGCTATATCCACCTGATAAAGCGAGTTAACAACCCTCTTGGCGAGCCTTTAATCGGCCTCCGCTACGTTTCCCTTTGGCCCATAAACAGCGGGCTGCGCCATTGTTTCCTTGACAAACCCAGCTTTCAGGTGCTCATAAAACGAAACCGGATCAACCAGCGACGCGGCCCCCTGTGCCATTAGACCACCCAACAGTAATTGAAAAATTGCGGAGTGCCTGTCGGTCATTTCCAGCACCAGAATGGCCGCCGTAAATGGGGAGCGAACAACACCGGTCAGGAAACTCACCATACTCACCAGAATGACTAGATTCGTATCACTGGGCGTTACCCGGATCAGTCGCGCCAGTGCATCGCCCAGAATGGCTCCCGCACTCAGGGAAGTAGCGAACACACCGCCCGCAGCGCCACTGCTGTAACTGAGGGCCATACCCGAAAAACGAACCGGAAACAGATACCAGGGCGTCAGGTGATCGTTTTGAAACAGGAGCCGGTTAATGATGGGCTTTCCCGTACCAACCGCATCGGTACCAACCAGGTAAGCCAGCCCCGCCAGCACCAGCCCGCAGGCAGCTACCCATACAGCCTGCTCCCGACTGGTGCGGAAACGTCGTCGGTAGCCGTTGATCCACAATAACGCCTTGGCAAACACGGCCCCTGCGAAACCAGCAATCATGGCCACCAGCACAACAACACCCAAAAACCAACCAGTTGAGACCGTAACTTTGGGAAAACCCAGGTACAAATAAGGCCCCTGAATGGCCTGAGCGGTCATACCAGCAATGATTACGGCGGTAAACACAGCGGTACGAAAGCGGGTAATATGTGTTTGGGTCAGTTCTTCCACCACGAAGACAATGCCACCCAATGGCGTGTTAAAGGCAGCCGCCAAACCAGCCGCTCCACCCGTGACGAGCGCTATTTGCCGGGATAGTTGCGGCCAGCCAGCCGGTTGCAGCCGATTAATGGCCCGAAAAATGGCCGCTGAAATCTGAATGGTCGGTCCTTCTCGCCCAATAACGCCCCCCCCAATCAGCAGGACTACACTACTAAGAACTTTGACAATGGCCACCCGCATACTGAGCAAGTAAGCCGTACGTCCGTGGGTAGTTGGATTCGAGAGTTCAATACCGGCCATGACTTGGGGAATACCGCTACCCCGTGCCGCCGGAGCCAGTTTTGCTACGACCAGCCACGCTAGTAAAAAAGCAAGCGGAGTGGTAATAAATGTGAGCAGTGCATGGTCCTGAATCCAGGTAAAACTGGTTTTCTCCGCCCAGACAAACAGTTCTTCGTAGCCAACAGCCACCAGTCCGGTCAATAGGGAGGCTACCCAAAACGGCAGACTTTGAAGAATAACTCGGCGCACCCGCTCGGTGTATAACCGCTTGATAACGTGCTGATCGAGCCAGGCCAGCACCTGCGCATATCGGGAAGGTCTTTTCGCCATGCCGTAATGATGTGTATCCAGTTTGTAGTGATAACGCCATCGGGAAGCAGATGATTAGGCGAAACCCAAAGTCTAAGCAAATTCTAAGTAGTCTTTAATTCCTTTATAACCCGTGGAGGTCACCTTTGTCTCAGTCTCTCATACACCAACAACGCACGATCCGTATGAAAACAACTCCACGAACATCAACACCGCTGACCGCTATGCTGGCTATGCTACTCACCCTTGGCGTGGTTGGTGGCCTGTATCTGGATAAAACCCGAACCCTGGTTGACCGCTTTGATCAGGAAGAACGGCGGGCCGATTCGCTGCTGTCAGTCAAACTTCAGCTCGAAGGCGATGTCCGCAGCCTAACGAGTCAACTCGAAACGGCCACCGGTGAGAACGAATCGCTGGGCAAACGCATCAGTGACTTACATGGCCAATTGTACCAACGGGATGCGTCGGAGAAGCAGCTTCGTCAGCAAAATAGGTTGCGTACTGGTACCATTCGAGGTCTTACTCGAAATCTGGATTCTATGACAACCATTCGCGATAGTCTGGAAAACCAGCTAGCTGCCATGAACGATAAAATCAGCTGGCTGAGCGACTCGAATGGACTACTGCTCAAAGAGACGAAAGATCTGCAACAAAAAATAAATGAACTGAATACATCTTTACAAACAAAGGTGCCTCGCTCAGCCGTTACAGGCGATGAGTTTATGGTCGAAACGCGGAAGTCGAATCGAAAAGAAACCGCCAAAGCCAAAAAGGTGCATACATTGACTATTTCGCTCGATGTACCGCCGGAATTAGAGTTGGAGAACATTCAGGACGTATTAGTAAGCCTGACAGACCCTCAGCACAATCCAGCAATGCCACCCTTGAGAACCACAACGGTTGTCTTGTCAGATATCAATGAAGTCGTACCGGTTCATGCAATTCAACGGGTGATTTTTACCGGAAAGCCAAAACGAATTTCGATCAGCTTGACGCCTGACAAACCCCTGAAGCCGGGTACCTATCGCGCTTCGGTCTATACCAAAACCGCCTATCTAGGCTCCGTTGAGTTTCAACTCCGGGATAGTTTCTGGTTCTTTTAGTCAATGTAAAACCCTATGCAACATGAACACGCAACTAACCATTTTATTACTGTCGGGACTGGCTGGAACTGCCCTCGCGCAAACCCCTACACCCGATCCAAATACACTCATGAATCTGGGCCGCTTCGAGGAAGCCACTCAGCTTCTGAGTCGAAATGCGCAACAAAGTCCATCCGCCCAAACCATTTTCGATGCGGGCTACGGCTATCTCCGTGCTGGTAAGCCCGATTCGGCCCGGATCTGGTTCGAGAAAGGCATTGCGATGGATGAAAAACGGACACCGCTCAATGAAATGGGCGATGCCATCACCTATCTGGTCAAAAATGACCCGGCCAATGCCGAGCCCAAACTGGCCGAAGTCGTTAAAAAGAGTAAGGGTAAAAACGCCGACATCCTGTACCGAATTGGTGAGGCCTATACGGGCTATCTGACACCTGGAAATGGCTCCATCAAACCACTCTACGCAAAAGTGGTCAACGCTGCTACCGCCATTGATTATTTAAACCGGGCTACCGAACGCGATAAGAAGAACCCCGCCATTCAACTGGCGCTGGGCGATGCCTATTACCTGAATAAAGATGCGGGTACAGCCGTTACCCGCTACGAAAGTGCCCTCGAACTGGGCATGGACCCATCACGGGTGTATCAGCGAATCGGGGATATTTACTGGCAGGGCCGTAACCTGAATCTGGCTGTGGAGAACTACAAAAAAGCCATTGAGGCCAATGCGAGCTATGCTGCGGCCTACAACCAGTTAGCCGAGTTGTATTTCCTGGTTAATCGGTATAAAGAAGCCGCCACGTATATTGACCAGTACGTAAACGTATCGAAGGATAAACGGCAGGAGACCCTGTTGCGACAGGCTCAGTTTCATTTCCTGGCCAAAGACTACCAGCGAACGGTCAATCTGATCGACAGCAACCGCACAGCCTTAGCCCAGAACCCAATCGTGTATCGGATAGAAGGCTGGGCATACTCGTCTCTGAAAGAGCCCCAGAAAGCCATTCAGAACATCAGCACGTTCCTGGAAAAAGCGCCGGAAAAGGTGATGCCCGATGATTACAAATACCTCGGCCTGGCCTATATGGGTATCGAAAACCCCGGCAGTGATTCTCTAAAAGCAGTCAATGACTCCATTGGCGTGACTTACCTGGCCAAAGCTGCTCCCTTCGATACAACCGAGAATCTGTATAGCGACATGGCCAAGTATTATTACCGGGCCAAGAAACACCCCGAAGCAGTAGCCGCTCTGGATTCGGCCGCCAAGCACAACTTCAAAGCCGATGTGCAGGATTTATTCCGCTATGGCATGAGTAACTACACGCTGGGTTTCCAACGCGACAGTCTGGGGAAATTAGTACGGGATACGGTTCGGTTTGCGCAGGCTGATTCGGCGCTGGCTTTGGCTCAAAAAGCCTCGCCTGATTATGCTCCGACAGTCCTCTACCGGGCTAAGGCGAACTACTATGCCTATACCCCCGAAGAAGCCGTTCGGAATGGCAAAGCGAAGCCCTATTTCGAGCAGTTTATTGCGATGGTTTCGGATAAGGAAGACGAACGAAATCGCTACAAAAAAGATCTGTTGCTCGCCTTTAAGTACCTGATTTCGTATAATGAACTGGTAACCAAAGACGATACTGCCCGAACTGAATGGTTGACCAAAGCGAAGGCATTATTCCCGGACAATCAGGAGTTAGCCAAAATTGGGGCTCCAGTCGCTGGTGAACAATAACGGTTTCTTTTTTCATAGTTGAACATGCGAGTCCGACCGCTACGGGAGCCTGATCTCCGGTAGCGGTTTTGTGTTTTTACGGGGCACATCCTGCCGATTAGCGTATCTCTAAGGAAATTCTAATAATTTTCTAAGCTGGCCTTTACTTGCCGTATTGTATTTGCACAGGTAGCAAACAGGGCAATCAGCCCCAACTTCCTTATGCGATCTTATTCAGGCATACTTGCCCTACTTAGTACGATTATACTAGCCTCCTGCTCGGCTCACAACGAGAAAAAACAGGAGTCGGTGCCAACGCTTCCGGTGATTCAGTTGACTCCCCAGGATGCAACACTTGACCATGACTACGCCAGCAACCTGGAGGCCGTACAGAATGTGGAAGTCAGGGCCAGGGTAGCGGGGTATCTGGATAAAATTTTGGTGGACGAAGGCAAGCCGGTTCACAAAGGCCAGCTGCTGTTTCAGCTCAACCCAACTGAATATCAGGTTGAAGTAGACCGGGCGCAGTCCAGCCTGGAAAGTGCTGTGGCTGAGGAACAATCCACTGAAGTGGAACTGGGACGAGTGAAATTATTGGTCGATAAGAATGTCATCTCACCTTCGGAATTAAAATTGGCCAAATCGAAAATGGCTACGGCCCGCTCGGCTATCAACGGTGCCAAAGCGGCTTTGAACAAGGCCCGTTTTCATGTCTCGCTGACCAGCATCCGGGCTCCCTTCGATGGGGTTATCAACCGATTGCCGTTCAAACGGGGCAGCCTGATCGAAGAAGGCGCGCTGCTCACCACCATCTCCGACCTGCGGGAGATGTATGCCTATTTTAACGTATCGGAGAAAGAGTATCTGTCCTTCATCAAAAAACGGCTCGACCCCGAAAAAACGACCGTTCGGGAAGTAGACCTGTTGCTGGCCGATGATTCGCCTTACCCCTACAAAGGCAAAATCGAAACCACCGAAACGGTATTCGAAGGCAATTCCGGTACGATTGCGTTCCGGGCTACCTTCCCCAATCCCAAACGCCTGCTCCGACACGGGGCTACGGGCAAGATTCGCCTGACCACCGATGTAGACGATGCCGTTCTGGTTCCTCAGCGAGCCGTCTTTGAGGTACAGGACAAAAACTTCGTCTATGTCGTTGACGCCACGAATAAAGTTCGATCCCGAAGTTTTGTGCCCAGCAGCCGGGTCGATCAGTTCTACATCGTTCAATCGGGCCTTAAACCCGGCGATCGCATTGTCTATGAGGGGATTCAGAGCCTGAAAGATGGGATGCACATTACCCCGAAAGCACTTCCCGCCAAAAGCCTACAGGCGTTGTATGCCGCAGCGCGATAATAATTTTAGTCATTTGGTTGTCATTCGCTTCACGTCATTGGTGGTCATTATAGTACACTATTCATGGCAGCAGAATGACTATCAATGACGTGGAGCAAATGACAACCCAATGACTACCAATGACCTTTCATAACTATGTTTACAATCTTCGTTAAAAGACCCTTACTCTCCACCGCCATTTCGGTACTCATTGTACTGATGGGTGTGCTGGCCCTGACGGGTCTGCCCGTTACGCAGTTCCCCGACATTGTGCCCCCATCGGTCACCGTAACGACTAAATACACCGGAGCCAGCGCCGATGTCTGCGTCAAAGCCGTGGCTACCCCGCTCGAACGAGCCATCAATGGGGTGCCCAACATGACGTATATGACCTCGATTTCGGGCAATGATGGCACTACCCTGATTACCGTTTTCTTTAAAGTCGGTACGGACCCCGACCTGGCGGCCGTCAACGTGCAAAACCGCGTGACAACCGTCATGGACGAACTGCCCGAAGAAGTGATCAAGGCGGGGGTCGTCACCGAAAAAGAGGTGAACAGTATGTTGTTGTACCTCAATATTGTCAGCGACGATCCGAAAGTGGATGAAAAATTCATCTACAATTTCGCCGATATCAACGTACTAGCCGAACTGAAACGCATCGACGGGGTGGGTTTTGCCGCCATTATGGGTAGCCGGGATTACTCCATGCGGGTGTGGCTCAAACCCGACCGCATGACGGCCTATGATGTATCGCCCGACGAAGTGGTGGCCGGCATTCGCAAGCAGAATGTTGAAGCCGCACCCGGAAAAGCGGGCGAAAGTGCCGACCGAGACCCGCAGACGCTTCAGTACGTCCTCCGCTACACGGGTAAGTTTTTTGAACCGGCCCAGTACGAAAACCTCATCCTGCGTACCAACGCCGACGGCTCTCCCCTACGCCTGAAAGATGTGGCCGACGTTGAATTCGGCTCGCTGGATTATGGCGTACTTTCCAAAAACGACGGGCGGCCATCGGCGGCTATCATGCTCAAACAGCGGCCCGGTTCCAACGCCAGCGATGTGATTGCCAATGTAAAAACGCGAATGGCCGAACTGAAAGAAAGCTCGTTTCCATCGGGCATGACCTATAATTACGCTTATGATGTATCCCGATTCCTGGATGCTTCCATTCACGAGGTGGTTCGTACGCTGATCGAAGCGTTTGTGCTGGTATTCATCATCGTGTTCCTCTTTTTGCAGGACTGGCGGTCTACCCTGATTTGCGCCCTGGCCGTCCCGGTGGCTCTGATTGGTACCTTTGCATTTATGAGCCTGATTGGTTTCTCCATCAATCTGCTCACCCTGTTTGCGCTGGTACTAGCCATCGGGATTGTGGTCGATAACGCTATTGTGGTGGTCGAAGCGGTTCACGCCAAAATGGAAGAACTCCACTTGACGCCCCGAGCCGCTACGTTTTCGGCCATGAGCGATATTGCCGGGGCCATTGTGGCCATTACGCTGGTGATGTCGGCGGTGTTTGTACCAGTGGCCTTTATGACTGGACCGGTGGGCATTTTCTACCGGCAGTTCTCGCTCACCCTGGCCATTGCCATTGTCATTTCCGGCGTCAATGCCCTAACGCTGACCCCGGCCCTGTGTGCGATTCTGCTCCGGCCCGTTCATGGCCAACAGACCGGGTTTCTGGGCCGCTTCTTTACCCGATTCAACCGGGGTTACGAATCACTGGCGGGCAAGTATCAGGGCCTATTAAGCCGAATAGCGAATCGTAGCGTCGTAACCTGGGGGCTCCTGCTGCTGTTTATCGTGGCCACCTGGGGGATCAGCACCGTTCTGCCCGGTGGTTTTATCCCGACCGAAGATCAGGGCATGATTTACGTCAACGTAACTACCCCCGCCGGGGCTACCGTCGACCGAACCGAGAAAGTCATGGACGCCATCGAAGCGATTGCTGCGGAGCAGGAATCGGTCGAAAATGTCTCGACTCTGGCGGGCTATAGTCTGCTGACCGACGGCGCAGGCGCTTCTTATGGCATGGGCATGATTAACCTGAAGCCTTGGGAGGAGCGCCACGTATCGATGCAGGAACTGATTGCCACGCTGGAAGAAAAAACCAAAGGCATCACCGATGCGACGATTCAGTTTTTTCCGCCCCCAACTGTACCGGGATTCGGCAATTCAAGTGGTTTTGAGTTGCGGATGCTGGACCGGGGGCGTAGTGGCGATCTGACCCAAACGGCAAAAGTAGCACAGGACTTTATTGCGGCTTTGAAAAAACGGCCCGAGATCAGCGATGCCTTTACCAGCTTCGACCCCAATTTTCCTCAGTATTTATTGCATGTCGACCAGGAAAAAGCGTCGCAGAAAGGTGTCTCCATCGACAATGCCATGAGTACGCTGCAAACGATGATGGGCAGTTTTTACGCATCCAACTTCATTCGCTTCGGACAGATGTATAAGGTGATGGTGCAGGCCGCTCCCAGCTACCGAACCAAGCCCGAAGATGTACTAAACATGCGTGTTAAGAACGACCAGGGCGAAATGGTGCCCTATTCCAACTTCGTTACCCTGGAACGCGTCTATGGCCCCGAGCAGCTGACCCGCTATAACATGTACACCTCGGCCATGATCAATGGCGATGCCGCGCCGGGCTATAGTAGTGGCGACGCAATCCGGGCTGTTCAGGAAGTAGCGGCCCAGGTATTGCCCAAAGGCTATGCCTACGAATGGTCGGGCATGTCGCGGGAGGAGGTCGAGTCGGGGAATCAGGCCATCTACATTTTCGCGATCTGTTTAGTCTTTGTGTACATCCTGCTGATGGCGCAATATGAGAGTGTGTTCTTACCCCTCTCCGTTCTGTTGTCGCTACCCACGGGTATATTCGGTTCCTTTTTCTTTCTGTACCTGCTGGGTTTACAGAACAACATCTACGCGCAGGTAGCCCTGGTGATGCTCATTGGCTTGCTGGGTAAAAATGCGATTCTGATTGTCGAGTTTGCCAGTCAGCGGCAGAAGGAGGGCCTACCCATTCTGAAAGCAGCGGTGGAAGGGGCCGTTTCTCGTTTACGACCTATTCTGATGACCTCCTTTGCCTTTATCGCGGGGCTGATTCCGCTCTGCATGGCCTCGGGTGCTGGCGCGTTGGGCAACCGATCCATTGGAACGGCAGCGGCTGGTGGTATGCTCACCGGAACACTGTTCGGGCTGGTTATCGTACCCGGTCTGTATGTCTTCTTCGCCAAACTCGCCGAACGGTTTCAATCCAAACCGCCCGTCGATGACGAATCGCATGACCACTACACCCAGGAGACCGAAATCGACATCATGCATATATCCACCCAAACGCACGTAAATGGAAAAGTCATTCAATAAATCGGCTAAAAATAGCCTCAACATCTTGAATAGGAGAACTATTCCACGTTCTAATAAACCTTTTAGCCAGACAATACGTGCTATGAGCCTTGTCCGCTTATATACCCCTAAATCCCCTAAAGGGGACTTTGTCCAAAGACGAGTCAAGTCCCCTTTAGGGGATTTAGGGGTTGATCCTCGCAGAACGTTCATTAAGCCTTTGCTCCGGTTGTTAGTCTTGTGTAGTGTGGCCTGTTTACTCTTGCTGAGTAGTTGTCAGTTGCCCAATACCATACTTCAATCCGCAAACCGGCCTATGCCTGTTTCCTTTGCGGGCCATTCGGATTCGGTTGGGATTGCCAGCCAGAACTGGCGGACATTCTTTGCCGACCCGCAACTGACGCAACTGATCGACACTGCGCTATCCAGCAATCTGGATTTGCGAATTGCAACCCAACGGATCGAAATGGCCAGAGCTTCCTTTACCTACAGCCAGGGTTTTCTGGCTCCTCAGGTTAACGCCGTGGCCTCGGCGGGGGTGGATCGGTACGGTCAGTACACCATGAATGGGGTGGGTAATTACGACACGAACTTATCGGACAATATTCGGGGGAGTCAGCTGACGCCCAATCCCACGCCCGACTATTTTCTCGGCGCCCGCAGCACGTGGGAAATCGATATCTGGGGAAAACTGCACAACCGAAAAAAAGCGGCTTACCTGCGATTGCTGGCTTCCGAAAAGGGCCGCCATGCCGTGATAACCGCCTTAGTCGCTGAAATTGCCCGGCACTATTACGCGCTATTAGCCCTGGATGGCGAACTGGAAATCCTGCAAAAGAACATCGATTACCAACAAAACGCGCTGGCATTAGTTCGTATTCAGAAAGAAGCGGGCCGGGTAACCGAGCTAGCCGTTCAGCAATTCACGGCCCAACTGCTGAATACCCGAAGTCGGCAGGGGCAGGTTCAACAGCAGATTGTGGAGAACGAGAATCAGATGAATCGACTACTGGGTCGGTATCCCCAACCCATTGCCCGGGGCAAATCCCTTCAGGAGCGAGAGTTGCCCGGTCAGGTGCTGACGGGCATTCCGGCGCAAATGCTGGTTCGTCGGCCTGATATTCGTCAGGCGGAACTTGATCTTCAGGCGGCCAATATTGACATTGACGTAGCCCGCGCCGAATTTCTGCCCAGTCTGAACCTGACGGCTTATCTGGGACTGAACGCTTTCCGAACGGCAGTACTCTTCAACCCGGCGTCCATCGCTGCGGGTTTGCTGGGTGGTTTATCGGCCCCCATCTTGAACCGGCGTTCGGTGAAAGCCAACTACCAGCAGACGGTGGCCCAGAGTCGGGAGTCCCTGTATCGGTATCAGCAGGCTATTCTGACCGGTTTCAGCGAAGTGTCGACCCAATTGCGGGGCGTCGAGAATTTTCGTTCGGTCGCTGAGTTACAGGCGCAGGAGGTAGCCGTTTTAGAACAGGCCGTTTCGACCTCGAACGATCTGTTTCGGGGTGGGTATGCGTCGTATCTGGAAGTAATCACGGCTCAACGGAGCGTGCTGGAAGCCGAACTGGCCCTCATCACCACCAAACAGTCGCAGTTTCTGGCAATAACGGATCTGTATCGGGCGTTGGGGGGTGGTTGGGAATAGATCGAAAAACTCTCGAAAAAAAACTATAGTTTTACTTAGTATCAACAAATCTGGTTTATTGTGAACAATCCAAATGAGTCTAACGCTATATTCATCCATCAGCGTCTCCAATGGTTTATAGTACTGCTTTTCCTCCTGCTTGGCGCAAAAGCAGACCAATCTGCAGACCGAATCATAGGCCGGTGGCAATTTCCTTCCAAGGGATCTAGCGTTGATATTTACCGAAAAGGTAATCTCTATTTTGCCCGTGTAGCCGAGGTTGATCAGGCAGGCGAGCAAAACTTTGGCTTAATGAAAGATAGTCTTCTCATCCGTGATCTCCGTTTCGATGGAGAGGTTTGGTCTGGGGGACGCTTAATTCACCCAAAGACTGGGATGTCCTTAAACGCTGAAGTACAAATGTTCAGGCCGCAGGTCATAAACGTAACCATCTATAAAGGCATCAAACTACTTCACCGGAAATTCATAATGACTCGTCAGGAAAAGCAATAGCTTTTAGCCGCGTTCCTGATAATTCGCGTTTCAAATCTGTCAACTATTGCCCTTCGCAACGGATTATAGATACCGTTCATAGTCGGCCCATTCGTCAATATCAGTCAGTTCATCGAGTCGGGCGAAGGTCCGATTATGTTGTAGAATAGCCAGTTCCGTGAGTTGGCAAAGTTCCGGCTGGCTCCAGGGCATGTCCTGAAATAGAAAGGGCTGTAGCTGATTCATCCCCAGTAAATAATATCCTCCATCGGTAGCCGGACCAATCACTACTTCCGTCGTATCAAGTACATTAAGCGCCCGGCGAATATGGTCGGGGGTGATGGTCAGGCAATCGCTGCCAATGATCACGGCTTTATTGGCACCGGCGGCAAACTGTTCCCAAAAGGCATTCAACATGCGCTCACCCAGATCGACGCCGGTTTGCTGATGCTTTGGGTAACGGTTCCAGCCGTCATCCGGGTTGATAAAATCACCATAGTACACGACACACTCGTCGGCGAAATCTTTTACAAGTTGTTGGGTATAACCCAGCAGGTGCCGATACACGTCAACCGCTCTGGCATCCCCTACGGTACGGGCGATCCGGGTTTTTACCTGACCCGGAATTGGGTTTTTAACAAAAACAATCAGACGGTCGACGGTCATGGATACACGGGACAAATGCGTACAGAATAACTGGCAGCTATCCGCCAAACGGCTAACTTGCAGAAAAAGTTAGACAAACGATCCAGTTTATATGCTTGAACAGATTCAGCAGGCAACTCAGTATATTCAGTCAAAAACGCAGGTAACACCACGTATCGGGATTATTCTGGGCACCGGCCTGGGTGCGCTGGCCCAGGAACTGACCATTGAGACTACCTTACCCTACGAAACGATTCCACACTTCCCGCTATCGACCGTTGAGTTTCATTCGGGCAAGTTGCTATTGGGTACGCTGGAAGGCAAACCAGTCGTGGTGATGCAGGGGCGCTTCCATTTTTACGAAGGCTACACCATGCAGCAGGTCACCTTTCCGGTTCGGGTGATGCACGCACTGGGCGTTCGTACGTTGCTCGTGTCTAATGCCGCCGGGGGCCTGAATCCGGCTTTCCAAACGACTGATTTGATGGTCATCGAAGACCATATCAGCCTGTTACTCCCGCAAAATCCACTGGTAGGCCCCAATCCCCCTGCGTTCGGCGACCGCTTCCCGGACATGAGCGAACCCTACAGCAAATCCCTGATCGATCAGGCGTTTGCCCGAGCCGCAGATTTAGGCATTCCCCTCAAGCGGGGTGTGTATGTAAGTGTTACGGGACCTCAACTCGAAACGCGGGCCGAATACCGAATGCTGCGCCAATGGGGAGCCGACGCCGTAGGTATGTCGACCGTGCCCGAAGTGATTGTGGCCAGCCAAATGGGAATGGCTGTTTTTGGTGTGTCGGTCATTACGGACATGTGTTTACCCGACACGCTGGAAAAAGCCGACATCACGAAGATCATAGCAGCCGCCGGAACTGCCGAACCCAACCTGACCCGACTCATGAAAGCACTGGTTGGTCAGCTAAGTGACTGACCGTTCATCCTGGCTCTGGCTGACTGTTTGAGGAAGGTAGCTTTTCAGCCCTAATAGGAAATAGGCTTAATCTCCTCTTAATCCTCCTTGGTAAACACTCCCGGTACGTACAGGTTAATGGATTAAGCAGCGGCAATCAACATCATTGACTGTGCCCCTGTTTCTCCAGCGTATGGTCACACACTTTATGTTTGCCACGGGCATCGAAAATAGCAATCCAACAATTCAGGGTGGTACCTATCGTCAGGATGAATTAGCGAAATGCGGTCATTATCAGCACTGGCAAACGGATTTTGATTTGGTCGAGCAACTGGG
Coding sequences:
- a CDS encoding efflux RND transporter permease subunit, whose product is MFTIFVKRPLLSTAISVLIVLMGVLALTGLPVTQFPDIVPPSVTVTTKYTGASADVCVKAVATPLERAINGVPNMTYMTSISGNDGTTLITVFFKVGTDPDLAAVNVQNRVTTVMDELPEEVIKAGVVTEKEVNSMLLYLNIVSDDPKVDEKFIYNFADINVLAELKRIDGVGFAAIMGSRDYSMRVWLKPDRMTAYDVSPDEVVAGIRKQNVEAAPGKAGESADRDPQTLQYVLRYTGKFFEPAQYENLILRTNADGSPLRLKDVADVEFGSLDYGVLSKNDGRPSAAIMLKQRPGSNASDVIANVKTRMAELKESSFPSGMTYNYAYDVSRFLDASIHEVVRTLIEAFVLVFIIVFLFLQDWRSTLICALAVPVALIGTFAFMSLIGFSINLLTLFALVLAIGIVVDNAIVVVEAVHAKMEELHLTPRAATFSAMSDIAGAIVAITLVMSAVFVPVAFMTGPVGIFYRQFSLTLAIAIVISGVNALTLTPALCAILLRPVHGQQTGFLGRFFTRFNRGYESLAGKYQGLLSRIANRSVVTWGLLLLFIVATWGISTVLPGGFIPTEDQGMIYVNVTTPAGATVDRTEKVMDAIEAIAAEQESVENVSTLAGYSLLTDGAGASYGMGMINLKPWEERHVSMQELIATLEEKTKGITDATIQFFPPPTVPGFGNSSGFELRMLDRGRSGDLTQTAKVAQDFIAALKKRPEISDAFTSFDPNFPQYLLHVDQEKASQKGVSIDNAMSTLQTMMGSFYASNFIRFGQMYKVMVQAAPSYRTKPEDVLNMRVKNDQGEMVPYSNFVTLERVYGPEQLTRYNMYTSAMINGDAAPGYSSGDAIRAVQEVAAQVLPKGYAYEWSGMSREEVESGNQAIYIFAICLVFVYILLMAQYESVFLPLSVLLSLPTGIFGSFFFLYLLGLQNNIYAQVALVMLIGLLGKNAILIVEFASQRQKEGLPILKAAVEGAVSRLRPILMTSFAFIAGLIPLCMASGAGALGNRSIGTAAAGGMLTGTLFGLVIVPGLYVFFAKLAERFQSKPPVDDESHDHYTQETEIDIMHISTQTHVNGKVIQ
- a CDS encoding TolC family protein, with amino-acid sequence MPVSFAGHSDSVGIASQNWRTFFADPQLTQLIDTALSSNLDLRIATQRIEMARASFTYSQGFLAPQVNAVASAGVDRYGQYTMNGVGNYDTNLSDNIRGSQLTPNPTPDYFLGARSTWEIDIWGKLHNRKKAAYLRLLASEKGRHAVITALVAEIARHYYALLALDGELEILQKNIDYQQNALALVRIQKEAGRVTELAVQQFTAQLLNTRSRQGQVQQQIVENENQMNRLLGRYPQPIARGKSLQERELPGQVLTGIPAQMLVRRPDIRQAELDLQAANIDIDVARAEFLPSLNLTAYLGLNAFRTAVLFNPASIAAGLLGGLSAPILNRRSVKANYQQTVAQSRESLYRYQQAILTGFSEVSTQLRGVENFRSVAELQAQEVAVLEQAVSTSNDLFRGGYASYLEVITAQRSVLEAELALITTKQSQFLAITDLYRALGGGWE
- a CDS encoding DUF2147 domain-containing protein, with amino-acid sequence MNNPNESNAIFIHQRLQWFIVLLFLLLGAKADQSADRIIGRWQFPSKGSSVDIYRKGNLYFARVAEVDQAGEQNFGLMKDSLLIRDLRFDGEVWSGGRLIHPKTGMSLNAEVQMFRPQVINVTIYKGIKLLHRKFIMTRQEKQ
- a CDS encoding TIGR04282 family arsenosugar biosynthesis glycosyltransferase, yielding MTVDRLIVFVKNPIPGQVKTRIARTVGDARAVDVYRHLLGYTQQLVKDFADECVVYYGDFINPDDGWNRYPKHQQTGVDLGERMLNAFWEQFAAGANKAVIIGSDCLTITPDHIRRALNVLDTTEVVIGPATDGGYYLLGMNQLQPFLFQDMPWSQPELCQLTELAILQHNRTFARLDELTDIDEWADYERYL
- a CDS encoding purine-nucleoside phosphorylase; translation: MLEQIQQATQYIQSKTQVTPRIGIILGTGLGALAQELTIETTLPYETIPHFPLSTVEFHSGKLLLGTLEGKPVVVMQGRFHFYEGYTMQQVTFPVRVMHALGVRTLLVSNAAGGLNPAFQTTDLMVIEDHISLLLPQNPLVGPNPPAFGDRFPDMSEPYSKSLIDQAFARAADLGIPLKRGVYVSVTGPQLETRAEYRMLRQWGADAVGMSTVPEVIVASQMGMAVFGVSVITDMCLPDTLEKADITKIIAAAGTAEPNLTRLMKALVGQLSD